The following are encoded together in the Vigna unguiculata cultivar IT97K-499-35 chromosome 2, ASM411807v1, whole genome shotgun sequence genome:
- the LOC114168991 gene encoding subtilisin-like protease SBT1.2 yields the protein MEKSMYVMELVFLLGLIFMLGTNATSFAEDHGNKLQTYIVHVKRPESRPTLESEELHNWYHSFLPQTSNKDRMVFSYRNVASGFAVKLTPEEAKALLEKDEIVSARPERTLSLHTTHTPSFLGLRQGGGLWNSSNLGQGVIIGIIDTGIYPFHPSFSDEGMPPPPSKWNGHCEFTGQRTCNNKLIGARNLLKTAAEEPPFENFFHGTHTSAEAAGRFVENASVFGNAQGTAAGMAPNAHLAMYKVCNDQVGCTESAILAAMDIAIDDGVDVLSLSLGLGSLPFFEDPIALGAFAAIQNGVFVSCSAANAGPDYGTLSNEAPWILTVGASTIDRKIAAVAVLGNGAEYEGESLFQPQDFSPTLLPLVYPGADGNINSSFCFPDSLDNVDVEGKVVVCDIGGGFSSLAKGQVVLKAGGAAMILANPETLGFSTFAVAHVLPAVEVSYLAGLAIKSYINSTTSPNATISFEGTVIGDALAPAVVSFSSRGPSRASPGILKPDIVGPGVNILAAWALSVDNKFPPYNIVSGTSMSCPHLSGIAALLKSAHPDWSPAAIKSAIMTTANTVNLGGKPILDQRLLPADIFATGAGHVNPNKANDPGLVYDIQPDDYIPYLCGLGYDDREVGIVVQKRVRCSDVTVIPEAQLNYPSFSIVLGSTTQDYTRTLTNVGPAEATYIVDLEVPLATGMSVNPSQITFTEVNQKVTFSVEFIPEEKENRGNQSFSQGSLSWIRVSDKYTVRIPISVIFE from the coding sequence ATGGAGAAAAGCATGTACGTGATGGAGCTTGTGTTTCTTCTCGGTCTCATTTTCATGCTTGGCACCAATGCAACTTCATTTGCCGAAGACCATGGCAACAAGTTGCAAACTTACATTGTTCACGTGAAAAGGCCTGAAAGTAGACCTACTCTTGAATCAGAAGAGTTGCATAACTGGTACCACTCCTTCCTTCCACAAACCTCCAACAAGGATCGAATGGTTTTCTCTTACCGCAATGTGGCCTCTGGATTTGCCGTGAAGTTAACCCCAGAAGAAGCCAAGGCTCTTCTAGAGAAAGATGAGATTGTGTCAGCTCGTCCTGAAAGGACACTTTCTCTGCACACAACACACACTCCATCGTTCTTGGGGCTGCGACAAGGAGGAGGATTGTGGAATAGTTCCAACCTTGGCCAAGGCGTCATAATTGGAATCATAGACACAGGTATATACCCTTTCCACCCATCTTTCAGCGATGAAGGGATGCCACCTCCACCATCCAAATGGAACGGGCACTGTGAATTCACAGGGCAAAGAACCTGCAACAATAAACTCATCGGTGCAAGGAACTTGCTCAAAACCGCTGCTGAAGAACCTCCTTTTGAAAACTTCTTCCACGGAACTCACACTTCTGCGGAAGCTGCTGGAAGATTTGTAGAGAATGCTAGTGTTTTTGGCAACGCTCAGGGAACTGCTGCTGGCATGGCGCCTAATGCTCACTTGGCTATGTACAAAGTGTGCAATGATCAAGTAGGGTGCACTGAAAGTGCCATCTTAGCCGCAATGGACATAGCCATTGATGATGGTGTTGACGTTCTTTCTCTTTCCCTTGGATTAGGCTCTCTTCCGTTCTTTGAAGACCCTATTGCCCTTGGTGCATTTGCGGCTATTCAGAACGGAGTTTTTGTTAGTTGCTCAGCCGCAAACGCTGGCCCTGACTACGGCACTCTCTCTAACGAAGCCCCGTGGATCCTCACCGTTGGTGCAAGCACTATTGACAGAAAGATAGCAGCAGTGGCAGTACTTGGAAATGGTGCAGAATATGAAGGGGAATCTTTGTTCCAACCCCAAGACTTTTCCCCTACACTGTTGCCACTTGTGTATCCTGGTGCAGATGGAAACATCAACTCCAGCTTCTGTTTCCCTGATTCCTTAGACAACGTTGATGTGGAGGGAAAAGTGGTGGTGTGCGACATAGGTGGAGGATTTTCAAGTCTAGCCAAAGGACAAGTAGTTCTGAAAGCTGGTGGCGCTGCCATGATTCTCGCCAACCCAGAAACTCTTGGCTTCAGTACTTTCGCTGTTGCTCATGTTTTGCCTGCAGTGGAAGTTAGTTACCTTGCTGGGTTGGCCATAAAGTCTTACATAAACTCAACTACCTCACCAAATGCAACAATCTCGTTCGAAGGAACCGTGATTGGTGATGCACTTGCTCCCGCAgttgtttcattttcttcaagGGGTCCAAGCCGGGCTAGCCCTGGGATTCTGAAACCTGACATTGTCGGACCAGGAGTGAACATTTTAGCTGCATGGGCTCTCTCTGTAGACAACAAATTCCCACCATACAATATTGTTTCAGGAACATCAATGTCTTGTCCTCACCTCAGTGGTATTGCTGCATTGCTCAAAAGTGCACACCCTGATTGGTCCCCTGCGGCTATAAAATCAGCAATTATGACCACTGCCAACACGGTCAACCTCGGAGGAAAACCCATATTGGACCAGAGGCTTCTTCCTGCTGACATATTTGCCACTGGTGCAGGCCATGTTAACCCTAACAAAGCGAATGATCCGGGGCTTGTTTATGATATTCAGCCAGATGATTACATTCCCTATTTGTGTGGTTTGGGTTATGATGATAGAGAAGTTGGAATTGTTGTGCAAAAGAGAGTGAGATGCTCCGATGTAACAGTGATACCAGAAGCACAACTGAACTACCCTTCGTTTTCTATTGTGTTGGGTTCTACGACACAGGACTACACCAGAACATTGACCAACGTTGGACCTGCAGAGGCAACTTACATAGTGGATCTTGAAGTGCCTCTGGCGACTGGGATGAGCGTGAACCCTAGTCAGATAACATTCACGGAGGTGAACCAGAAGGTTACATTCTCTGTGGAGTTTATCCCAGAGGAGAAGGAAAACAGGGGCAACCAAAGTTTTTCTCAGGGTTCTCTCAGCTGGATCAGAGTGTCTGACAAATACACTGTTAGAATCCCCATATCGGTTATTTTCGAGTGA
- the LOC114174636 gene encoding subtilisin-like protease SBT1.2, producing MELALPFALIFALLTVCPTTSAHQNPDFAKAIKQHYLPTQEIDVPNSLLTYIVRVEKPDEGGDLYAWYRSLLPSSFESDQNQRRITFLYRNVMNGFAVELTPEEAQALQDKEEVVSVRPERTFPLHTTHTPTFLGLQQGLGLWRNSNFGKGIIIGLLDTGITPDHPSFSDEGMPLPPAKWNGLCEFTGRRTCNNKLIGARNFVKNSNSTLPLDGFGHGTHTASTAAGRFVQGGNVFGNANGTAVGMAPDAHLAMYKVCGRSGCLESAILAGMDTAIEDGVDVLSLSLGGPSFPFFDDPIALGAFSAVQKGIFVSCSAGNSGPDYTSLSNEAPWILTVGASTIDRRILATAKLGNGQVFSGESIFQPHNFNPTLLPLVYAGANGNSSSAICAPGSLENVDVTGKVVLCEVGGLVRSVDKGQEVKNGGGVAMILMNSEIEGYNPLAEIHVLPATQVSYHAGLAIKSYINSTSTPTATILFGGTVIGSLFAPAVTFFSSRGPSSASPGILKPDIIGPGQNILAAWPVSLDNNVPSFNIISGTSMSCPHLAGIAALLKNSHPDWSPAAIKSAIMTSANTVNLGGKSILDQRLLPADVFATGAGHVNPLKANDPGLVYDIQPNDYIPYLCGLNYTDKEVGLILNQNVDCSEVKTIPEAQLNYPSFSIWLGSTPQFYTRTLTNVGATNVTYFSEMDPPVGVGISISPAEITFTEVNQKATYTVGFIPGGDTKNLTFSQGSIRWVSGKYSVSIPVAAVFV from the coding sequence ATGGAACTTGCATTGCCTTTTGCTCTTATTTTTGCGCTACTTACTGTATGTCCAACAACTTCAGCACACCAAAATCCAGATTTTGCCAAAGCAATAAAACAACATTATCTTCCAACTCAAGAAATCGATGTTCCAAACAGCTTGCTGACTTACATTGTTCGCGTTGAAAAGCCTGATGAGGGTGGTGACTTGTATGCTTGGTACCGTTCGCTTCTTCCATCCAGTTTCGAATCTGACCAGAACCAGCGCCGCATTACTTTCTTATACCGCAACGTGATGAATGGATTCGCAGTGGAATTGACCCCAGAAGAAGCCCAAGCTCTTCAAGACAAGGAGGAGGTTGTGTCAGTGCGTCCTGAAAGGACCTTTCCGTTGCACACAACTCACACTCCAACGTTCTTGGGGTTGCAACAAGGACTGGGATTATGGCGCAATTCCAATTTTGGCAAGGGCATCATAATTGGACTTCTGGACACAGGTATAACCCCTGATCACCCTTCTTTCTCCGATGAAGGAATGCCACTTCCACCGGCAAAATGGAATGGCCTCTGTGAATTCACGGGACGGAGGACCTGCAACAACAAGCTCATCGGTGCgagaaattttgtgaagaaCTCAAACTCAACCCTTCCACTGGATGGTTTTGGACATGGGACCCACACGGCAAGCACAGCCGCCGGAAGGTTTGTGCAGGGTGGTAATGTCTTCGGCAATGCCAATGGTACAGCGGTGGGTATGGCACCTGATGCACACTTAGCAATGTACAAGGTATGTGGCCGCTCAGGTTGTCTTGAAAGTGCAATACTGGCTGGAATGGACACTGCCATTGAAGATGGTGTGGATGTACTTTCTCTCTCCCTTGGAGGACcctcttttcctttctttgacGATCCAATTGCACTCGGTGCATTCAGTGCAGTTCAGAAGGGAATTTTCGTTAGTTGTTCAGCCGGTAACTCTGGTCCTGATTATACCAGTTTATCTAATGAGGCTCCATGGATTCTCACCGTTGGTGCAAGCACCATTGACAGAAGAATATTAGCAACAGCGAAACTCGGCAACGGGCAAGTGTTCAGCGGGGAATCCATTTTCCAACCACACAACTTCAATCCAACGTTACTACCACTTGTGTATGCAGGTGCAAATGGAAACTCTTCTTCGGCCATTTGTGCTCCTGGATCCTTGGAGAACGTGGATGTGACGGGGAAGGTAGTGTTGTGCGAGGTTGGTGGATTGGTTAGAAGTGTAGACAAAGGACAAGAGGTTAAGAACGGTGGTGGAGTAGCCATGATCCTCATGAACTCAGAAATTGAAGGCTACAATCCCCTTGCCGAGATTCACGTTCTTCCTGCTACACAAGTAAGCTACCATGCTGGGTTAGCCATCAAAAGTTACATAAACTCAACTTCAACGCCAACAGCGACAATCTTGTTCGGAGGAACCGTTATTGGGAGTCTCTTTGCACCTGCAGTTACTTTCTTTTCCTCAAGGGGTCCAAGTTCTGCGAGCCCGGGAATTCTGAAGCCTGACATCATTGGTCCAGGACAGAACATTCTAGCTGCATGGCCCGTGTCTTTGGACAACAACGTGCCTTCGTTCAACATCATTTCTGGCACATCGATGTCTTGTCCTCATCTTGCTGGCATTGCTGCTTTGCTTAAAAACTCTCATCCAGATTGGTCTCCTGCTGCAATAAAATCAGCGATCATGACGAGTGCTAATACAGTGAACCTTGGAGGGAAATCCATATTGGACCAAAGGCTTCTACCTGCTGATGTTTTTGCCACCGGAGCTGGACATGTTAACCCCTTGAAGGCCAATGATCCCGGGCTTGTTTATGATATTCAACCGAATGATTACATTCCTTATTTGTGTGGCTTGAATTACACTGACAAAGAAGTTGGACTGATTTTGAACCAAAATGTGGACTGCTCCGAGGTGAAAACCATACCGGAAGCTCAACTCAATTATCCCTCGTTTTCGATTTGGTTGGGATCAACTCCACAGTTCTACACCAGAACACTCACGAATGTTGGAGCCACCAATGTAACCTACTTTTCGGAAATGGACCCACCTGTGGGAGTAGGCATAAGCATAAGCCCTGCTGAGATAACATTCACAGAGGTGAATCAGAAGGCTACATACACTGTTGGATTTATTCCTGGTGGAGACACAAAGAATCTCACGTTTTCACAAGGCTCTATCAGGTGGGTATCTGGCAAATACTCTGTTAGCATCCCTGTAGCTGCTGTTTTCGTGTGA